The following is a genomic window from Candidatus Methylomirabilis sp..
GCGGAGCCGATCGGATCGAGATCTATCGCGACGTCATCGAAGAGTTTCTAGCGGCTTTGGGTCTCGACCGTACCGTCATGGTGGGCCACTCGATGGGCGGAGCGATCACCCAGAGTATTGCATTGGATGACCCCGGTCTTCTTGCAGCGATTGTGCTGGTTGGGACCGGAGCGAAACTCCGCGTTCATCCGCAGATATTCGCTCGCCTTCAAGAGGATCCAGCAGGAACGGTTGAGCAGATCACCAAATTGGCGCGTGCGCCCGGTGCTACAGCGGAGGTGCTCAAGCAGGATATCGACGCGATACTGCGCACCTCGATCCCGGTCATCGAGGGAGACCTTCTGGCGTGCGATGCCTTTGATCTCATGGAGCAGGTGAAAGCGATCACCCTCCCAACGCTGGTGATCTGCGGGACCGACGATCTGATGGCGCCATCCAAATACGGCGAGTATCTGCATCATCAGATCAACGGATCGCAGTTCCAACTCGTTCCCGCTGCCGGCCACATGGTCATGCTGGAACAGCCGGACGAGGTGAGCCGAAGCATTGAAACTTTCCTCGAGCGGCTGGGCTGTTAAGAGGTCTTCTGGTAACTACTCAGGTAGATAGGCTGAAGACTGAAGGCTGCTAGGGGTACCGAAGGTCTTAAATGGCGTGGTTCGTGCTGTGCGAGCTCATGTAGAACCTTCAGCCTTCAGTCTAAACGCCTAAGCAGTTACGTCTTCTGTTGCGCATCCGGTCGGCCGAACAGGCCGGCCAGCTCTTCGGCGGCTTCACGATCTGCAATCGCGAGCACCTCATCCCCGACTTCAAATTGAGTGTCCCCGCGCGGAATGAGGATCTGTCCGTGCCGGATGATGGTGGCGATCACCGAATCCGGAGGCAGGCGCAGATCCTTGATAGCGATACCCAGG
Proteins encoded in this region:
- a CDS encoding alpha/beta hydrolase, whose amino-acid sequence is MPYVQVGRARIHFVEHGPSPASPLPPIVFIHGAGGSHQVWLQQLRTLGRRRKAIAVDLPGHGHSGGSGADRIEIYRDVIEEFLAALGLDRTVMVGHSMGGAITQSIALDDPGLLAAIVLVGTGAKLRVHPQIFARLQEDPAGTVEQITKLARAPGATAEVLKQDIDAILRTSIPVIEGDLLACDAFDLMEQVKAITLPTLVICGTDDLMAPSKYGEYLHHQINGSQFQLVPAAGHMVMLEQPDEVSRSIETFLERLGC